From Micromonospora carbonacea:
AGGATCAGCCAGATCCCGAAGCCCGGCGGCACCTTCACGTTGCCGCGCCGGTAGAGCTGGAACGCCATCGGGATGGCGAGGATGGCGAAGATGAACGACGGCAGGCCCAGCGCCCACCACGCCGGGTAGAGCACGAAGAGCGCGGTCACCGGCCAGGCGACGGGCAGCCGCAGGGACCAGCGCCGGGTCGGCGCCTCCGGCGGGTGCTGCGCGGGGTGCTGCGACGGGCCGGCCGGATGCCGTCCCGCCGACGCCGGCTGCGGTCCCGGTGCCGGCCGGAGCGGGGCGGCCATGGTCATGTCACGCTGACCTTGGCGGTCTTCGGGGCGTAGATCACCCAGGCCGGGCCGGGCTGCGGCCGGACCTGGAAGCCGCCCTCGTCGGTGACGTTGCAGACCAGCTTCTGCCCCGGCTTGCTCCACTGCGCCTTGGCGCTGGACGGGCCCGAGACCACGAGCGCCGCGCCGGAGCCGTAGACGTTCGCCCCCGGCAGCGAGCGGGGGCTGGGCTTGCGCACGGTGAGCGTGCGGTATTCCATCGTGAGCACCACCACCGAGGCGACGCTCACGGTGACCTTGCCGATCCTGCCGCGCCACGACGCGCTGGCCGCGTCGTACGTCCAGGTCTGGGTGGGGTGACCGGGGGCGGCGACGGTCAGCTTGCCGGCCGGGTTGACGCCCTGGCTGGCCAGTGGCGCGCCCGGGGTGGCGTGGTCGAGGACGGGGGTGGGCGCGACGCCGCCCTTCGGGGCCGCCGCCCGCAGCGCGGCGGTCGACGCCTGCCCCGACGGGAACGCCCCCTCGCGCTGCGCCGGGGTGACGCCCTTCAGCTCGGCGACGGCGAACTGGTTGAGGAAGCCGGTCGGCCCGCCCGCGTAGCCGACGAAGGGACGCAGCACGCCGACGGTGCGGATGTCCACGGGCCGGATCTCCGCGACCGGGCCCACCTTCCCGGCGTCCCGGGACTGGTAGACCGCCGTCAGGTGCAGGCTCTCCGACTCGGCGAACTCCTGGTAGACCACGTCGGCCTCGGCCAGCCCGACGGGGCTCGTGCCGGGCGTCACCCGCACCGGCACCACGACCGCCTGGCGGGCCGCCACCTCCTCGGCGACCGGCTTGCCGGACAGCGGCGCGGTCGGCAGGCTCGGGGTCGGGGTGGGCCGGGGGGCCGGCGAGCCCGGGTCGACCACGTTGGTGGCCCCGGGCGGCTGTTCCTCGGCGCAGCCCGCGCCGAACGTGGCGACCAGCGCCACCGCGAGCGTGCTGCCCAGGGCGCGCCGGCGGTTCACTCCCTGTCCTCGACCGGGTCGAGGGCCATCGAGTAGCGGCCCGGGTCGACACCGTCGGAGTCCCGCGACGAGCGGTAGACGGTGGACTTGCCCGGGGGCTTCGGCTGCGTCGTCGGCCGCGACGGCGGAAGCGGGGTCTGCGGGACGGGCGGCGGGGTCTGCGTCGCCGGGGCGGGCGTCGGCCGGACGGACCCCTGCGGCCCGGTCGGCGGAGGGACGTCCCGGCCGCCGGCCGAGGGGCGGGTGTCCCGGTTGCTGGTGGCCGGGCGGGGGAGGATCATCGTGGACTCGATGTTGGGCGGACCGGCCTGCGACGGCACCGCCGGGTTGGACCGGGGACGGGGCGACGGCGGACCGTCGCGCCGCGCCGCCGGTGCCGCGGGCGGGGCCGGGACGCGCTCGGCCAGCCGGGGGGCCAGCACCGCGCCGAGCACCGGGGCGTCGACCTGCTCGAACTGGTGGATCGCGGCGGTGATCTCGCTGCTGCGGGTCTGCCCGCCCTCGATCACCAGGATCACGCCGTCGACGTGCCGGGCCAGCGCCTGCGCCTCCACCGCCGCCGTCGGCTGGGCCGTCTCGATCAGCACGTGGTCGAAGCGGGCGGCCAGCTCGCCGAGGACCTCCAGCATCATGGCGACGGGCAGCTCCACCTCGGTGTCGAGCGCGCCGGGGAAGAGCACCCGGAGCTGGCCGAGGCCGGGGGCCGGGGTCAGCGCGGTCAGCGCCGACACGTCGTGGCGCAGCACGTCGGCGAGGGTGTGCCGGGGCTTGGTCCCGCCCAGCATCATGGGCAGCGGGGAGTCCCGCTTGGTCGTCACCACCGCGACCTGCGCGCCGGTGCGCGCGTACGCCGCGGCGAGGTTGCCGACCACGAAGCCGGCCGCCGGGCCGGGCGAGGTGTCGGTGAGCAGCAGCTGGCGGCCCCGGCCGGGCTGCGGCTCGGGCATGGTCGACAGCAGCACGTTTCGCAGCCGGCCCAGCTCGCGGGAGACCTCGTGGCCCGCCGGCAGGATCGTCAGCCCGGCCTGGCCGGTGGGCAGCTCCAGCAGCATCGGCACGCCGAGCCGGTCGGCGACGTCCCGACCGCGCCGGACGCGGGTGTCGAGCCGGTCCAGCACCAGGGCGACCACGATGCCGAAGAGCAGCCCCGCGCCGAGGCCGCTGGCCAGGTTGAGGGTCGTGTTCGGGGAGCTGGGCTTCCGGGGCAGCGGCGCGTCGGAGATGATCTCGCCGGGGTCGAGGGCGGTGCTCAGTAGCGGGCTCAGCCGGCTGTTGAGGCTGGCGAGCTGATTGGTCAGCACGTTGCGGTCGGCCTCGGCGCGGGCGCGCTCCACCGAGTTCGGCGGCGCGGCGGCGATCTTGCCGGCGACGGCGGCGAGCTGCTTGTTGGTCTCGGTGATCTGCTGCTTGAGCGCGGTGGTCTCGTTCTCCAGGGTCCGGGTGGCCGTGGCCAGCCGCAGGTCCAGGTACGCCTGGGCGAAGGAGTGCGAGCCGGCCTGCGCCGCCTCGGGGCTGGCCGCCTCGAACGCGATCTGGAGCACCTGGCTGTTCGGCGGCACCGTCACCGACAGCGACCGGACCAGGTCCTCGGCGGGGATGTCGGTCTTCAGCAGGGCCTGGGCCCGCTCGGCGACCACCAGGGAGCGGACGACCTGCGCCTCGGTGTCGAGGTTGACCTTGGCGCCGGGGTTGGCGTCCGGGCCGACCTGGCGGACCAGCAGCGACGTGGTCGACACGTAGGTGCGGGTCTGCACCTGGCTGACCAACATGCCGGCGCCCGCGCCGAGCAGCGCGGCCACCACGAGGATCCACCACCGGCGGCGTAGCCACTCGAGGTAGGTCATCAGCGTGGGGCCGTCTGAGTCGCGCAGATCGGCGTGGTGAGACGAGGGCATCGGGGTGTGTCGCTCCCTTTGGACCGGACCGGCCAGTCGTCCGTGACGGGCGGCGTCACGGCGGAAACCTGAGTCTCCCTGATCCGGGCGGTCAGGGGAAGCCGACGAAGCGTCGCTTTCCAGCACCGGCGTCGCAGGGGAGGATAGGCGGGTGCGGTTTTGCTACCACATCCAGAGCCACCGGTCGCCCGAGCAGCTGAACCGGCTGGTGCACGCGGTGAAGAAGTACAGTCCCGACAGCATTGTGCACGTCAGCCACGACGTGAACGGTGCCCCGCCGGACCTCGCCGAGCTGCGTTCGATGACCGACGTCGTCGTGCAGATGCACGAGGGTGGATACGGTGACTTCAGTCATGTCGACCGCTACATGGCCGCGGTCGACTGGCTGAACGACGAGGGGGTGCAGGTCGACTGGCTGGTGAACATCACCGGTCAGGACTACCCGCTGCGGCCCCTCGGCGAGTGCGAGGCGGAGCTGGTCGACTCGGGCGCCGACGGGTTCATGGAGTACTGGGACGCCAACGGGCCGGAGAGCCACTGGCCGCGCAGCCGCGTCCGCTCCCGCTACCACTTCCAGCACCGCCGGCTGCTGCCGCTCAGTCCCCGGGGCAAGAAGCTGCTCCGCCCGCTCCAGGCGGTCAACCGGGTGCAGCCGCTGGTGCGGGTGCACGTGTCCTACGGGCTGGCCGTCGGCCGCCGGGCCCGCACCCCGTTCGGCCCCGACCTGCGGCTGCACGGCGGGTCCGCGTTCTCCTCGCTGAGCTGGCCCGTGGTGGCCTACCTGCGGGACTACTTCGACCGGCGACCGGACGTGGTGGACTATTTCCGACACTGTCTCTCCCCGGTCGAGGCGGTCTTCCAGACGATCGTGTGCAGCGCCGACCGGTTCGACCTGGTGCCGGACTGCAAGCGCTACTTCGACTTCCGCGACAGCACCTTCAACCACCCCAAGTCGCTCACCGCCGAGGACCTCCCCCTCGCGCTGGCCAGCGGGGCGCACTTCGCCCGCAAGTTCGACTACGAGCGGGCCCCCGAGCTGCTCGACACCCTCGACGCCCAGCTGGCGAGGTCGTAAGGAAGGGCACCCTGTTAACGCTTTCAGTATAGGAAGGGCCCCCTCCTAACACCGTCAGCCGACGCGCGGGGCCGGCCGAGCCGGGCCGGCAGCCCGCGTAGCCCTCAGCGGTAGCCGTAGCGGCGGCGCAGCGGCCAGGTCATCGCCCCGACCAGGCGGCGGGGCCCCGGGGCGTACTCGCGACGCCACTTCTCGTCCAGCGCCAGCGTGATCGGGCCGCTGCGCATCCGGATCCGGCCGCCGGCCACCGCGTGCGAGCCGGCCTGCTCGAACTCGTTGTCGCGGAGGAACTCCAGCGGGTCGACGACACCTGTCACGTCGGCGGTCAGCGCCGCGATCCGGCCCAGCTCCCCGCGTGGGTCGCGGACCAGGTCCTCGTACCGGACGGTGACCCGCGGCACGCCCCGGCGGCCCAGCGCGGCGACCATCGCGTTGACGGTGACCCAGCGCCGGGCGGTCAGCCGGGCCGACCGCTGGTTCATCCGGCCCTTGGCCGAGGTGCCCTCGGGCAGCTCGACCACCTGGCTCCACGAGTACGCCACCCCGCGCGGGTCCCGCAGCACGTGCACCAGCCGCAGGTCGATCTGCGGGGCGCGGGCCAGGATGTACGCCAGCGAGGGGCGCTTGGTCGAGTCGACCACCACCCGGGCCCCGGACACCTCGGCCACCGCCCGGTAGAGCGGGGTCAGCAGCTCGACGTAGCGGTCCAGGTCCCGCCGGAAGGCCGTGGACATCCCCGGGTTCACGATCAGCGGAATCTTGGAAGTGGCGTCGACCCGGCTCTGTAGCGCCCGCACGTCGGCCACGTCGATCTGCGACCACCCGCCGTACGCCCGGCGGCCCACCTCGCCCCAGAACGGGCACGCGTCGAAGTGCTCGCCGCAGGCGCACCGGAAGTTGCGCTCGACGCCGGACTGCCAGAGGTAGAACAGCTCGCCGACGTCGCAGTGCCCGACGAACTGGCCGAGCATCAGATCGAGCAGCGTGGAGCCGCTGCGCGGCATGCCGCAGACGTAGAGGACGGTGACCGGGTCGGGGGCCACCCCGTCGCCGGCACCCTGCGCTGCCTCGGCCGTCTCGTCGGTCATCCGCGATCCCCTCGCCCCCCGGTGCTGTCAGCGGCAGTCTAGGTGCGCAACGGGGGAGCCCGGCATTGGCGGAAGGTCCTGCTGGCAACCATCCGACAGGCCGGATGATGGTGAACGCCACTTATGTTTCAGTTCCGGAGGCCGCTACATTGTGGCGGCGTCGCGCCGTCCGGTCGACCGCCCCCGGTGGGCGCGTCCCGGGGCGCGGTGGGCCCTCGGGAGGCGGGTGGACGTGGAGTCTGGTGAAGTCATGCTCGTCGGTTCCAGCGGCGGGCACCTCGCCCAACTGGTGGCGCTCGCACCGTGGTACCGCGACCGGGCCCGCTCCTGGGTGACCTTCGACACTCCGGACGCCCGTTCGCTGCTCGACGGCGAGGACGTCGTCTGGGCGCACCACCCGACCACCCGCAACCTGAAGAACCTGGCCCGCAACCTGTGGCTGGCCGTGCGGGTGTTCCGGGGGCGGGACGTCGCCGCGGTGGTCACCACCGGCGCCGGCGTCGCCCTGCCGTTCGTGATCGTGGCCCGGCTGCGCGGCATCCCCACGGTCTACATCGAGGTGTACGACCGGATCGACACCCCGACCCTGTCGGCCCGGCTGTGCCGGCCGTTCCTCTCGGCGATGCTCGTGCAGTGGGAGGAGCAGCGCCGGCTCTACCCGAAGGCGACCGTGGTGGGAAACCTGCTGTGAGCCTGCCGATCCCGCGCCAGCGCGGCAACTCCCCGGCCCCCCGCACGATCCTCGCCATGGTCGGCACGGACGTGCACCGCTTCGACCGGCTGGTCGACTGGCTGGAACGCTGGCACGCCGGCCGCGACGCCGCCGCGCCGGAGGTCCGCCTCGTCGTGCAGCACGGCCGCAGCCGCGCGCCCCGGCTGCCGGGCGGGGCGCCGTTCCTGGCCCACGACGAGCTCCAGCGGGCGATGACCGAGGCGGACCTGGTGGTCTGCCACGGCGGCCCCGCCACCATCACCGAGGCCCGCCGGCACGGGCACCTGCCGATCGTGGTGCCCCGGGACCCGACCCGCGACGAGCACGTCGACAACCACCAGCAGCTCTTCGCCCGCCGGCTCGGCGCGGCGGGCATGGTCAGGCTCGTCGAGGCCGAGGCCGACCTGGTCGAGGCGCTCGACAAGGGCGTGGCGGACCCGTTGACGTACGCCCTCGCGGCCGACCCGGACCGGCCCGACCCCCGGGTCGCCGCCGCCACCGAGGTCGGCCGGATCGTCGAGGACCTGGTCCGCGCCAGCCGGACGCCGGGGCGGCGCAGGTGGTGGCGGTGACCGCCCGCGTGCTCTTCGTCGGCGGGCTGGGGCGCAGCGGCTCCACCCTGCTGGAGCTGATCCTCGCCCAGCACCCCGACGTCTGCGCCGTCGGCGAGGTGGTGCACCTGTGGGAGCGGGCGCTCGGCGGCGACGAGCGGTGCGGCTGCGGCGAGCGGTTCACCGCCTGCGACTTCTGGCAGCGCGTCGGCGAGCACGCGTTCGGCGGCTGGTCCGCCGTCGACCGCGCCGAGGTGCTGGCGCTCAAGGACGCCGTGGACCGCACCCGGCACATCCCCCGGCTGGCCCGCGCCGAGCTGCCCGCCGCGCAGCTCGACGAGGTGCGCCGGTACGCCGACCTCTACACCCGCATCTACGCCGCCGCGATGGCGGTGACCGGCGCGCTGCTGGTGGTGGACTCCAGCAAGCACGCGTCCACGGCGTTCGCGCTGCGCTGGGCCGACGACCTCGACCTGCGGGTGCTGCACCTGGTGCGGGACAGCCGGGCGGTGGCCTACTCGTGGGCGAAGCAGGTGCGCCGGCCCGAGGTGGTGGACGCCGAGGCGTACATGCCGACCTTCTCGCCGTTCACGGTGAGCAAGCTGTGGACGGCGCAGAACGCGGCGTTCCACCTGCTGGCCACCCGCGCGCCGGTGGTCCGGCTGCGCTACGAGGACTTCACCGCCGACCCGCGCGGCACGGTCGCCCGGCTGCGCCGCTTCGCCGGCCTGCCCGACGACCCCGAGGCGCTGCGGGTGCTCGACCCGTCGCCCGTGCCCCTGCGCCGGGCGCACAGCATCGCCGGGAACCCGCTGCGGTTCAACGCCGGCCCGCTGCGGGTCCGGCAGGACGACGCCTGGCGCACGGCCCTGCCGTCGCGCAGCCGGGTGGTGGTGAGCGCCGCGACGCTGCCCCTGCGTCTGCGGTACGGATACGTCGGCCTCGGCCGCCCGGGTTCCACGGAGGCACCATGACCGAGTCGGTGAACGACGCAGACGCGACGGCCGAGCCGGGCGCGCCGTACCCGTCGGTGACCGCCGTGGTCCCCACCCGGGACCGCCCCGAGCTGCTGCGCAAGGCCCTCGATGCGATCCTCGGCCAGGACTACCCGGGTCGGGTCGACGCGGTGGTCGTCTACGACCAGTCCGAGCCGGACCGGTCGCTGGCCGACGACCCCCGGATCACCGTGCTGGTCAACCAGCGCACCCCCGGCCTGGCCGGCAACCGCAACACCGGCATCCTGGCCGCCACCGGCGACCTGGTGGCGTTCTGCGACGACGACGACGAGTGGCTGCCCGGCAAGCTCGCCGCCCAGGTGGCGGCGCTCACCGCCGCCGGCGACGGCGCGTTCGTGAGCTGCGGCATCCGCGTCGACTACGACGGCCGCCAGGTCGACCGGGTGCTGCCCGTCGACCGGGTGCCGCTGGCCGCCCTGCTGCGCGACCGGCACACCGAGCTGCACCCGTCGACGTTCCTGATCCGCCGGGACGCGCTGCTCGACGGCATCGGGCTCGTCGACGAGGAGATCCCGGGCAGCTACGCGGAGGACTACGAGTTCCTGCTCCGGGCCGCCCGGCACGCCCCGCTGGTCAACCTGGCGCAGCCGTACGTGACGGTGCGCTGGCACAAGCAGTCCTACTTCGCCCAGCGCTGGGAGACCATCTCCGTGGCGTTGCAGTGGCTGCTCGGCCGCTATCCGGAGTTCGCCACCGTGCCGGCCGGCGAGGCCCGGGTCAGTGGGCAGATCGCGTTCGCCCAGGCGGCGCTGGGCAACCGGGGCGAGGCCGTGCGCTGGGCCCGGCGCACGCTGTCGCGCAACCCCCGGGAGCCGCGCGCCTACCTGGCCCTGGCCGTGGCCAGCCGGGCCGTGGACCCCGACCGCGTCCTGCGTACGCTGCACAAGCGCGGCCGGGGCATCTGAGCCTCGTCAGGAGGCGGCGCACCAGGCCCGCCACGCCTCCCGGCTCGGCGCGTCGAGGAGCCGGAAGTCGCCGCCGGACACCTCGTAGTCGTAGTAGGCCACCCACAGCGGGCGCTGCCCGTCGAGATAGCGGCTCATCGACCGGATCCACGCGGCCCGGCCGGTGCCGCTGCTGTCGCCGGCGATGCGGACGCTGCCGGTCTCGGCGAGCCCCCACGGCTTGCCCAGCGCCTTCGACTTGTTGATCATCGGGGTGAAGACCTGCGCCGGGTCGGTGTACCGGTCGTACTTCCCGCCGCTGTTGTAGCAGTCCCAGCCGAGCACGTCGATCGCCTCGCCGCCCGGCCAGTAGTCGTCGAAGCTGCGCCGGGAGTTCGGGTTGAGCGTCCAGCACATCAGGATGAGCGTGGACCGCAGCCGGGCGTTGCCGGCCCGGTCGGCGAGGCCGGCGAGGCGCTTCCACGCGGACCGGTACTGGGCGGCCGTGTACGAGCCGCGCTCGATGTCGTCCTCCGGCTCGTGGAAGTAGGACCAGTAGACGTCGAGGTCCCGGGGCACGGAGCGGAACCAGGAGGCCAGCCGCGAGTCGTGCTTGCCGGC
This genomic window contains:
- a CDS encoding glycosyltransferase, with the protein product MVGTDVHRFDRLVDWLERWHAGRDAAAPEVRLVVQHGRSRAPRLPGGAPFLAHDELQRAMTEADLVVCHGGPATITEARRHGHLPIVVPRDPTRDEHVDNHQQLFARRLGAAGMVRLVEAEADLVEALDKGVADPLTYALAADPDRPDPRVAAATEVGRIVEDLVRASRTPGRRRWWR
- a CDS encoding sulfotransferase family protein; the protein is MTDETAEAAQGAGDGVAPDPVTVLYVCGMPRSGSTLLDLMLGQFVGHCDVGELFYLWQSGVERNFRCACGEHFDACPFWGEVGRRAYGGWSQIDVADVRALQSRVDATSKIPLIVNPGMSTAFRRDLDRYVELLTPLYRAVAEVSGARVVVDSTKRPSLAYILARAPQIDLRLVHVLRDPRGVAYSWSQVVELPEGTSAKGRMNQRSARLTARRWVTVNAMVAALGRRGVPRVTVRYEDLVRDPRGELGRIAALTADVTGVVDPLEFLRDNEFEQAGSHAVAGGRIRMRSGPITLALDEKWRREYAPGPRRLVGAMTWPLRRRYGYR
- a CDS encoding glycosyltransferase family 2 protein, whose product is MTESVNDADATAEPGAPYPSVTAVVPTRDRPELLRKALDAILGQDYPGRVDAVVVYDQSEPDRSLADDPRITVLVNQRTPGLAGNRNTGILAATGDLVAFCDDDDEWLPGKLAAQVAALTAAGDGAFVSCGIRVDYDGRQVDRVLPVDRVPLAALLRDRHTELHPSTFLIRRDALLDGIGLVDEEIPGSYAEDYEFLLRAARHAPLVNLAQPYVTVRWHKQSYFAQRWETISVALQWLLGRYPEFATVPAGEARVSGQIAFAQAALGNRGEAVRWARRTLSRNPREPRAYLALAVASRAVDPDRVLRTLHKRGRGI
- a CDS encoding DUF3048 domain-containing protein, with the protein product MNRRRALGSTLAVALVATFGAGCAEEQPPGATNVVDPGSPAPRPTPTPSLPTAPLSGKPVAEEVAARQAVVVPVRVTPGTSPVGLAEADVVYQEFAESESLHLTAVYQSRDAGKVGPVAEIRPVDIRTVGVLRPFVGYAGGPTGFLNQFAVAELKGVTPAQREGAFPSGQASTAALRAAAPKGGVAPTPVLDHATPGAPLASQGVNPAGKLTVAAPGHPTQTWTYDAASASWRGRIGKVTVSVASVVVLTMEYRTLTVRKPSPRSLPGANVYGSGAALVVSGPSSAKAQWSKPGQKLVCNVTDEGGFQVRPQPGPAWVIYAPKTAKVSVT
- a CDS encoding sulfotransferase family protein, which gives rise to MVAVTARVLFVGGLGRSGSTLLELILAQHPDVCAVGEVVHLWERALGGDERCGCGERFTACDFWQRVGEHAFGGWSAVDRAEVLALKDAVDRTRHIPRLARAELPAAQLDEVRRYADLYTRIYAAAMAVTGALLVVDSSKHASTAFALRWADDLDLRVLHLVRDSRAVAYSWAKQVRRPEVVDAEAYMPTFSPFTVSKLWTAQNAAFHLLATRAPVVRLRYEDFTADPRGTVARLRRFAGLPDDPEALRVLDPSPVPLRRAHSIAGNPLRFNAGPLRVRQDDAWRTALPSRSRVVVSAATLPLRLRYGYVGLGRPGSTEAP
- a CDS encoding UDP-N-acetylglucosamine--LPS N-acetylglucosamine transferase — translated: MLVGSSGGHLAQLVALAPWYRDRARSWVTFDTPDARSLLDGEDVVWAHHPTTRNLKNLARNLWLAVRVFRGRDVAAVVTTGAGVALPFVIVARLRGIPTVYIEVYDRIDTPTLSARLCRPFLSAMLVQWEEQRRLYPKATVVGNLL
- a CDS encoding lipopolysaccharide biosynthesis protein, with amino-acid sequence MTYLEWLRRRWWILVVAALLGAGAGMLVSQVQTRTYVSTTSLLVRQVGPDANPGAKVNLDTEAQVVRSLVVAERAQALLKTDIPAEDLVRSLSVTVPPNSQVLQIAFEAASPEAAQAGSHSFAQAYLDLRLATATRTLENETTALKQQITETNKQLAAVAGKIAAAPPNSVERARAEADRNVLTNQLASLNSRLSPLLSTALDPGEIISDAPLPRKPSSPNTTLNLASGLGAGLLFGIVVALVLDRLDTRVRRGRDVADRLGVPMLLELPTGQAGLTILPAGHEVSRELGRLRNVLLSTMPEPQPGRGRQLLLTDTSPGPAAGFVVGNLAAAYARTGAQVAVVTTKRDSPLPMMLGGTKPRHTLADVLRHDVSALTALTPAPGLGQLRVLFPGALDTEVELPVAMMLEVLGELAARFDHVLIETAQPTAAVEAQALARHVDGVILVIEGGQTRSSEITAAIHQFEQVDAPVLGAVLAPRLAERVPAPPAAPAARRDGPPSPRPRSNPAVPSQAGPPNIESTMILPRPATSNRDTRPSAGGRDVPPPTGPQGSVRPTPAPATQTPPPVPQTPLPPSRPTTQPKPPGKSTVYRSSRDSDGVDPGRYSMALDPVEDRE